In Ahaetulla prasina isolate Xishuangbanna chromosome 5, ASM2864084v1, whole genome shotgun sequence, the following are encoded in one genomic region:
- the LOC131199985 gene encoding protocadherin-8-like encodes MARLLVLLMVLLQAFSLRGALRFSVDEEAAPGTVLGILAEELQRPGEVAPRGFQLVKAPGNGSLVRVRERDGQLSLGTERLDREQLCGQSESPCLLAFDVLSLGGPAGGGASPPFRLVHVELEVRDLNDHAPRFPQPAVALEVSESAAPGTRLPLPLAHDPDAGSNGLQSFALSPGSPFGLEAQRRADGLRCAELVLLRELDREAQAGYRLELVAKDGGSPARSGTATLSVRVLDANDNAPAFPRGALLTLELPEDAPPGALLLELEAADADEGANGQLLYAWGSQVPAEARPSTLDPLWGRLALPPPVDYELQRTYELDVQVSDRGASPLAAACKVVVRLLDVNDNAPAVAISALGAPAGPDAARGPEAEEEAGWAAVSEAAPAQSLVALVSTSDSDAGANGQVRCALLPAPHQPFALQRAYDADSYLVLTTGALDRERVAEYNLTLVAEDLGSPPAKTVRSLTVRVADENDNAPRFAKARYEVALPENNPPGAYLTTVVASDPDLGPNGLVTYQLLGTAAPSSLFSVDSRLGVVRVQGSLDREEEEEGAPRHEVVVEACDGGIPSLCGRTLVVVRVEDQNDNPPRIISPPLMNGSADLLLPLGAPPGFLIAGLAARDADDGRNSELTFFLLEGVSRLFGVQPETGELFLRERVPPEAEPRSAFHLVVAVEDGGRPPLTCTATLRLICTETLPSSVQMVALQLGVAGGEPWDASVLWIAVLGGGCGVLLVAILLVGASIWMGRKKFPVGKPMKPLGPREGGSHPVPRWGERIPKDSAWSGAFSAAEEGSRDSLGVTETETPSSDSQVSSQLQLNPDPVWLLRFTSSFIRER; translated from the coding sequence ATGGCCAGGCTCCTCGTTCTGCTCATGGTCTTACTCCAAGCTTTCTCTCTCCGCGGGGCGCTGCGGTTCAGCGTGGACGAGGAAGCGGCTCCGGGCACGGTGCTGGGCATTTTGGCCGAGGAATTGCAAAGGCCCGGGGAGGTTGCGCCCCGCGGCTTCCAATTGGTGAAGGCGCCGGGCAACGGGTCGCTGGTGCGAGTGCGAGAGCGGGACGGGCAGCTGAGCCTGGGCACGGAGCGGCTGGACCGGGAGCAGCTGTGCGGCCAGTCGGAGTCGCCCTGCCTGCTGGCCTTCGACGTGCTGAGCCTGGGCGGCCCGGCTGGCGGGGGAGCCTCGCCGCCTTTCCGCCTGGTGCACGTGGAGCTGGAGGTGCGGGACCTGAACGACCACGCGCCGCGCTTCCCGCAGCCCGCCGTGGCCCTGGAGGTGTCGGAGAGCGCGGCGCCCGGCACCCGCCTGCCGCTGCCCCTGGCCCACGACCCGGACGCCGGCTCCAACGGGCTGCAGAGCTTCGCCCTCTCGCCGGGCAGCCCCTTCGGCTTGGAGGCGCAGCGGCGCGCCGACGGGCTCCGCTGCGCCGAGCTGGTGCTGCTGCGCGAGCTGGACCGGGAGGCGCAGGCCGGCTACCGGCTGGAGCTGGTGGCCAAGGACGGCGGGAGCCCCGCGCGCTCGGGGACGGCCACGCTCAGCGTGCGCGTGCTGGACGCCAACGACAACGCCCCCGCCTTCCCCCGGGGCGCGCTCCTGACCCTGGAGCTGCCCGAGGACGCGCCGCCGGGCgcgctgctgctggagctggaggcggcCGACGCCGACGAGGGCGCCAACGGGCAGCTGCTCTACGCCTGGGGCAGCCAGGTGCCCGCCGAGGCCCGCCCCTCCACCCTCGACCCGCTCTGGGGccgcctggccctgcccccccccgtcgACTACGAGCTGCAGCGCACCTACGAACTGGACGTGCAGGTCAGCGACCGGGGCGCCAGTCCGCTGGCCGCCGCCTGCAAAGTGGTGGTGCGGCTCCTGGACGTCAACGACAACGCGCCCGCCGTGGCCATCAGCGCCCTGGGCGCCCCCGCGGGGCCGGACGCTGCGCGGGGCCCGGAGGCCGAGGAGGAGGCCGGCTGGGCGGCGGTGAGCGAGGCGGCGCCGGCCCAGAGCCTGGTGGCGCTGGTCAGCACCTCGGACAGCGACGCGGGCGCCAACGGCCAGGTGCGCTGCGCTCTCCTGCCGGCGCCCCACCAGCCCTTCGCCCTGCAGCGCGCCTACGACGCCGACAGCTACCTGGTGCTGACCACCGGCGCCCTGGACCGCGAGCGCGTGGCCGAGTACAACCTGACGCTGGTGGCCGAGGACCTGGGCTCTCCCCCGGCCAAGACCGTCCGCTCGCTCACCGTCCGCGTGGCCGACGAGAACGACAACGCCCCGCGCTTCGCCAAGGCGCGCTACGAGGTGGCCCTGCCGGAGAACAACCCCCCGGGGGCCTACCTGACCACCGTGGTGGCCTCCGACCCCGACCTGGGACCCAACGGCCTGGTGACCTACCAGCTTCTGGGAACGGCCGCCCCGTCGAGTCTCTTCTCGGTGGATTCCCGCCTGGGCGTTGTGCGAGTTCAGGGCTCCCTGGaccgggaagaggaggaggagggggcgccGCGGCATGAAGTAGTGGTGGAAGCCTGCGACGGCGGTATCCCTTCGCTCTGCGGACGCACCCTGGTCGTTGTCAGGGTGGAGGATCAGAACGACAACCCGCCCCGAATCATCTCCCCGCCTTTAATGAACGGCTCGGCGGATCTCCTGCTGCCTCTCGGTGCCCCGCCGGGCTTCCTGATCGCTGGGCTGGCAGCCCGGGACGCCGACGATGGTCGTAACTCCGAGCTGACTTTCTTCCTCCTGGAAGGGGTGTCCAGGCTCTTCGGGGTGCAGCCGGAGACCGGAGAGCTCTTTCTGCGGGAACGGGTCCCGCCTGAGGCCGAGCCCCGCTCTGCTTTCCACTTGGTTGTTGCCGTCGAGGACGGCGGCCGGCCTCCTCTGACTTGCACAGCGACCCTGCGGCTGATTTGCACGGAGACGCTGCCCTCTAGCGTGCAGATGGTGGCGCTGCAGCTTGGCGTGGCCGGAGGAGAGCCGTGGGACGCGTCGGTGCTGTGGATCGCCGTCCTGGGCGGCGGTTGTGGGGTTTTGCTGGTGGCCATTCTCCTCGTGGGAGCATCTATTTGGATGGGCAGGAAGAAGTTCCCCGTTGGCAAGCCAATGAAGCCTCTGGGACCCAGGGAAGGAGGAA